A stretch of Paenibacillus peoriae DNA encodes these proteins:
- a CDS encoding elongation factor G, which yields MNVSAKKYNFDNVMLYLHDQMKLLPNLESKYIGLTMPFPRQVALRNRVAESIETLIAYDEDVCIAVHFNQSAAGAIEYEKIIFIGIDYLHLKRIADFMKRQDINLNIKDTCILYRECTADLNINLKGNHSRITSLNDLFAGVEIHIGHLEAGMGYQYENKQVNEDIIHYCCHKDDEEGKEHGYQLFVKSLDYFSRKLLAEGFVLGYPAVDSKIKMMKASCSMCFYRDYYYISGAHISLRTAMQQADWQICEPLMQIQMTCNKLYFEENSFFRGVENRCILKDEDDYKLSFKSRLSSIIDILEEMYDHKKDVSDFHIELNSFVPIEDDTQLTEKFKVIYDIDKWKDELNDQEVNSAIPPVS from the coding sequence ATGAATGTAAGTGCTAAGAAATATAATTTTGATAATGTGATGCTTTACCTTCATGATCAAATGAAGCTGCTGCCTAACCTAGAATCAAAATACATTGGATTAACCATGCCATTTCCTCGACAAGTTGCGCTACGGAATAGGGTGGCTGAGAGTATTGAGACATTAATAGCATACGATGAGGATGTTTGTATTGCTGTTCATTTTAATCAATCTGCTGCTGGAGCTATTGAATATGAGAAAATAATTTTTATAGGAATTGATTACTTGCATCTCAAGAGAATCGCTGATTTTATGAAAAGACAAGATATAAACCTGAATATCAAAGACACCTGCATACTTTATAGAGAATGTACTGCTGACTTGAACATAAATTTGAAAGGCAATCATTCCAGAATAACAAGTTTAAATGACTTATTTGCAGGAGTCGAAATTCATATTGGTCATTTAGAGGCTGGGATGGGATATCAATATGAAAATAAACAAGTGAATGAAGATATTATTCATTACTGCTGTCATAAAGATGATGAGGAAGGTAAGGAGCATGGATACCAATTATTCGTAAAATCGTTAGATTACTTTTCCAGGAAATTGTTAGCTGAAGGATTTGTATTAGGGTACCCTGCTGTAGATTCAAAAATTAAAATGATGAAGGCTTCTTGTTCAATGTGTTTTTATCGGGATTATTATTACATTAGTGGAGCACATATATCACTCAGAACCGCTATGCAGCAAGCGGATTGGCAAATATGCGAACCATTGATGCAGATCCAAATGACCTGTAACAAGCTATATTTTGAAGAGAACTCCTTTTTTAGAGGGGTAGAAAATCGATGTATACTCAAGGACGAAGATGACTATAAGTTATCATTTAAATCTAGACTTTCCTCAATTATCGATATCCTAGAAGAGATGTATGACCATAAAAAAGATGTTTCGGACTTCCATATAGAATTAAACAGCTTTGTGCCAATTGAAGATGATACTCAGTTAACAGAAAAATTTAAAGTGATTTATGATATCGATAAATGGAAAGATGAATTAAACGATCAAGAGGTAAACTCGGCAATCCCGCCCGTTAGCTAA
- the gnd gene encoding decarboxylating NADP(+)-dependent phosphogluconate dehydrogenase, protein MSNTIGVIGLGVMGRNIALNMAGKGEQVAVYNYTRDLTDDLVKKSEGHSIHPYYEIQDFVCSLKTPRKIFLMVTAGKPVDSVIGTLVPFLEAGDVIMDGGNSHYKDTERRYDELKSKGIGYLGIGISGGEVGALHGPSIMPGGDKDVYEKAAPILTKIADQVGGDPCCVYMGPKGSGHFVKMVHNGIEYADMQLIAEVYTFLRKRLCLSVNEIADIFETWNQGELKSYLIEITAEILRKKDEITGLPLIDVILDKTGQKGTGKWTSIQAIDHGIPSSIITESLFARYISSLKEERVYAGNILTGPEIDQRSLDKAVWIEYIRQAFYMGKICAYAQGFIQYKMTSELYGWNLPLQDIALIFRGGCIIRAEFLNVISETYQEQPNLANLLIAPYFAEKVKEYQLGLRKVVCEGINSAISFPCLSASLTYFDSYRTGISNANLLQAQRDYFGAHTYERSDAAGSFHTNWQ, encoded by the coding sequence ATGTCCAACACAATTGGTGTCATTGGTTTAGGGGTAATGGGCCGTAATATCGCCTTAAACATGGCTGGTAAAGGCGAGCAAGTCGCTGTCTATAATTATACGAGGGATTTAACGGACGATCTTGTCAAAAAAAGTGAAGGTCACTCCATCCATCCCTACTACGAAATTCAAGATTTTGTCTGCTCCTTAAAAACTCCAAGGAAAATTTTCCTTATGGTAACAGCGGGCAAACCGGTTGATTCGGTAATAGGTACATTAGTACCCTTCCTTGAAGCAGGCGATGTGATCATGGACGGTGGTAACTCCCATTACAAAGATACGGAACGTAGATATGATGAATTGAAGTCAAAAGGAATCGGTTATTTAGGAATCGGTATTTCCGGCGGCGAAGTTGGGGCTTTACATGGACCTTCAATCATGCCTGGTGGAGATAAAGACGTATATGAAAAAGCAGCTCCTATTCTAACAAAAATAGCAGACCAAGTGGGCGGAGATCCTTGCTGTGTTTATATGGGTCCAAAAGGATCCGGTCACTTTGTAAAAATGGTACATAACGGAATTGAATATGCAGATATGCAATTAATCGCAGAAGTCTATACATTTTTAAGAAAGAGGCTATGTTTATCTGTTAATGAAATTGCCGACATCTTTGAAACATGGAATCAAGGGGAACTGAAAAGTTATTTAATCGAAATTACCGCAGAGATTTTACGAAAAAAAGATGAAATAACAGGCTTACCTCTGATCGATGTGATTCTGGATAAAACAGGGCAAAAGGGTACAGGTAAATGGACAAGTATTCAAGCAATTGATCATGGAATCCCATCATCCATTATTACAGAGTCATTGTTTGCCCGTTACATCTCCTCTTTAAAAGAAGAACGAGTTTATGCAGGAAATATCCTGACAGGCCCAGAGATTGATCAGCGAAGTTTAGATAAAGCTGTGTGGATTGAGTACATTAGACAAGCTTTTTATATGGGTAAAATTTGTGCCTACGCGCAAGGATTTATACAATATAAAATGACTTCTGAGCTTTACGGATGGAATTTACCTTTACAGGATATTGCCCTTATTTTCCGTGGTGGTTGCATCATTCGTGCAGAATTCTTAAACGTAATAAGCGAAACATATCAAGAACAACCGAATTTGGCTAATCTATTAATCGCCCCGTATTTTGCTGAAAAAGTTAAAGAATATCAATTGGGATTGCGAAAAGTAGTCTGTGAGGGTATTAATTCTGCTATTTCGTTTCCATGTTTAAGTGCTTCACTTACTTATTTCGATAGTTACCGGACAGGCATTTCAAATGCTAACCTTTTGCAAGCACAAAGGGATTATTTTGGTGCCCATACTTATGAACGAAGTGATGCAGCAGGGTCCTTTCATACAAACTGGCAGTGA
- a CDS encoding LLM class flavin-dependent oxidoreductase: MEIGITSFVETKPDVQTGEVISHAQRLREVVEEIILADQVGLDVFGVGEHHRKDYSASSPAVVLSAAAAQTKRIRLTSAVTVLSSADPVRVFQDFATLDGISNGRAEIMAGRGSFIESFPLFGYDLEDYDELFEQHLELLLKIRESEKVTWKGGHRPAINNLGVYPRPVQNPLPIWVGSGGRQDSAIRAGLLGLPLILAIIGGNPVNFAPLVQLYKKAAAHAGHEESKLRVGSHSIGFVGENNEQAADTYFPSTMAGMNRLGRERGWAHYDRSSYDAARSFEGALYVGDPETVAQKIIHLRKHVGVTRFMLYVPLSTMPHAEVMRAIELLGTEVAPRVRKEIAKWEAETEKRL; this comes from the coding sequence ATGGAGATAGGTATTACTTCGTTTGTAGAAACAAAGCCCGACGTTCAGACAGGTGAAGTGATAAGTCACGCACAGCGATTGCGCGAAGTTGTCGAGGAAATTATCCTTGCTGATCAAGTGGGGCTTGATGTGTTTGGTGTAGGTGAGCATCATCGGAAGGATTATTCTGCATCTTCACCAGCAGTTGTGCTGTCAGCGGCTGCAGCGCAGACGAAACGGATTCGGCTGACCAGTGCAGTGACAGTGCTTTCTTCAGCTGATCCCGTTCGCGTTTTTCAGGATTTTGCTACGCTGGATGGTATTTCGAATGGACGTGCGGAGATTATGGCGGGTCGAGGTTCCTTTATTGAATCTTTTCCACTGTTCGGCTATGACTTGGAAGACTATGATGAGCTGTTTGAACAACATTTGGAATTGCTCCTTAAAATACGGGAGTCCGAAAAAGTAACCTGGAAAGGCGGACATCGGCCAGCAATTAACAATTTGGGTGTGTATCCACGGCCGGTTCAGAATCCTTTACCCATATGGGTTGGCAGCGGGGGCAGGCAGGATTCTGCTATCCGGGCAGGTCTGTTAGGACTGCCCTTGATACTCGCGATCATTGGCGGGAATCCGGTAAATTTTGCACCACTTGTCCAGCTTTATAAGAAGGCAGCAGCGCACGCCGGTCATGAGGAATCAAAGCTTAGGGTTGGGTCGCACTCGATAGGATTTGTCGGAGAGAATAATGAGCAAGCTGCAGATACATATTTCCCTTCTACGATGGCAGGTATGAATAGATTGGGCAGGGAGCGGGGCTGGGCACATTATGATCGTTCTAGCTACGATGCCGCGCGCAGCTTTGAAGGTGCGCTGTATGTCGGCGATCCAGAGACTGTTGCCCAGAAGATCATTCACCTTCGCAAACATGTAGGTGTTACTCGCTTTATGTTGTATGTTCCGTTAAGCACGATGCCGCATGCCGAAGTGATGAGAGCCATTGAGCTGCTAGGAACAGAGGTAGCACCCCGAGTTCGGAAGGAAATAGCCAAGTGGGAAGCGGAGACGGAGAAAAGATTGTAA
- a CDS encoding GNAT family N-acetyltransferase has protein sequence MSFLIRNAKPDDLNSLTELMYEYIVGFYQNPRPPIEKIHNLIHTLFEQQSGIQFVAEQNGELIGFATLFFTFSTMKADKVTVMNDLFVLEPFRDTEVETQLFLECQKYSRNQGYAHMAWITSTENKRAQIFFKKMDAVQGRDWVHFSS, from the coding sequence ATGTCATTTTTAATAAGGAACGCTAAGCCTGATGATTTAAACAGTTTAACCGAGTTAATGTATGAATACATCGTTGGTTTTTATCAAAACCCTAGGCCACCTATCGAAAAAATCCATAATTTGATACACACCCTTTTTGAGCAGCAAAGCGGTATACAATTTGTGGCGGAACAAAATGGAGAATTAATCGGCTTTGCTACATTATTCTTTACCTTTAGCACGATGAAAGCAGACAAAGTCACTGTTATGAACGATCTATTTGTATTGGAACCATTTAGAGATACAGAAGTAGAAACACAGCTTTTTTTAGAATGTCAAAAATACTCACGAAATCAAGGCTATGCTCATATGGCCTGGATAACTTCTACCGAGAATAAACGCGCTCAAATTTTCTTTAAAAAGATGGATGCTGTCCAAGGGAGAGATTGGGTTCACTTTTCATCGTAA
- a CDS encoding alpha/beta hydrolase: MDFENRLLPELRAVIAQFSGFQLEENLELSRSYLSSPPIEQSEHVRTTSRMIPSVAGEILVKIYEPAQRTDVRLPAMLWIHGGGYVMGHPDMDDALCERFVQAAKCVVVSVDYRLAPEHPYPAAIDDCYAALTWMTDEAELLGIDLDRVAIAGASGGGGLTAALALMARDKGGPALIFQMPLYPMIDDRSITASSHEITADNAPWNRKNNLAAWNMYLGNRTEDSEVSPYAVPSRAESLAGLPPAYTCVGQLDLFRDETIEYVGRLAQAGVDVEFHLYPGTFHNFEGIVPQAEVSQRASQSYVDAIARALNP, encoded by the coding sequence ATGGATTTTGAAAATCGTTTATTACCAGAATTAAGGGCAGTAATCGCACAATTTTCTGGTTTTCAACTGGAAGAGAATTTAGAGCTGAGCAGAAGCTATTTGTCTAGTCCTCCTATTGAGCAGTCGGAGCACGTACGCACGACAAGCCGGATGATTCCGAGTGTAGCAGGCGAGATATTAGTCAAAATCTACGAACCTGCTCAGCGAACTGACGTTAGGCTTCCGGCCATGCTGTGGATTCACGGGGGAGGCTATGTGATGGGCCATCCTGATATGGACGATGCTTTGTGCGAACGCTTCGTGCAGGCGGCCAAATGCGTCGTCGTATCGGTCGATTACCGACTTGCTCCTGAGCATCCCTACCCGGCTGCCATCGATGACTGTTATGCCGCTTTGACGTGGATGACCGACGAAGCGGAGCTGCTGGGCATTGACTTAGATCGGGTCGCCATTGCAGGAGCAAGTGGGGGCGGCGGGCTGACCGCAGCACTTGCTTTAATGGCTCGTGACAAAGGTGGGCCAGCCCTCATTTTCCAAATGCCGCTGTATCCGATGATCGATGACCGCAGTATTACGGCGTCAAGTCATGAAATTACGGCCGATAACGCACCATGGAACCGGAAGAACAACTTGGCGGCCTGGAACATGTACTTAGGCAATCGTACCGAAGATAGCGAGGTGTCCCCATATGCGGTGCCGTCGAGAGCAGAAAGCTTGGCTGGCCTGCCGCCGGCTTATACGTGCGTAGGCCAGCTCGATCTATTCCGAGATGAGACGATCGAATATGTGGGACGCCTTGCCCAAGCGGGGGTGGACGTCGAATTCCATCTGTATCCCGGCACATTCCACAATTTTGAGGGAATAGTTCCACAAGCAGAAGTAAGCCAACGTGCTAGCCAAAGTTATGTAGACGCAATTGCAAGAGCCCTTAATCCTTAA
- a CDS encoding TetR/AcrR family transcriptional regulator, translated as MGRIREFDEDKVLDAAMQIFWEKGYEATSLSDLTSRMEIQRPSIYSTFGGKKELFEAALRKYMMSRASLIRTKLQSNPSVKEAFRTFFEGVVDEEYAENPRKGCFCINTMVELAPHDEKFEILTREHQMYLAVIFQETIERGIQSGELEIGLNAKAVSQALVVSLIGLTVMIKSRPERSFIDNTIEVTLTLLK; from the coding sequence ATGGGACGAATCCGCGAATTTGACGAAGATAAAGTATTAGATGCAGCTATGCAAATATTTTGGGAGAAGGGATATGAAGCTACCTCATTGAGTGATTTAACTTCCAGAATGGAAATTCAACGACCCAGTATATATTCCACTTTTGGAGGCAAAAAAGAATTGTTCGAAGCTGCGCTGCGCAAATACATGATGTCCCGTGCTTCTCTGATCCGAACCAAACTTCAAAGCAATCCATCTGTAAAAGAAGCATTTCGGACTTTCTTTGAAGGTGTGGTCGATGAGGAATATGCGGAAAATCCTAGAAAAGGATGCTTTTGCATTAATACAATGGTTGAACTTGCGCCCCATGATGAGAAGTTTGAAATTCTTACAAGGGAGCATCAAATGTACCTAGCGGTTATATTTCAAGAAACCATTGAAAGAGGTATACAATCAGGTGAGCTTGAGATCGGGCTCAATGCGAAGGCTGTATCACAGGCGCTAGTCGTATCGTTAATTGGACTGACCGTAATGATAAAGTCTCGTCCAGAACGATCATTTATTGATAACACGATAGAGGTGACACTTACACTTCTTAAGTAA
- a CDS encoding endo-1,4-beta-xylanase, with product MSKFKVGKLVSSLALAGVLLSSVLINPASASMANGGKFLGNVIAGSVPPSYGTYWNQVTPENSTKWESVEGNRNNMNWSQADTAYNYARSNGFPFKFHTLVWGAQEPGWVRGLSAADQKAEVTQWIKAAGQRYPNAEFVDVVNEPLHQKPSYRNAIGGDGPTGWDWVIWSFQQARQAFPNAKLLINEYGIINDPSLTDQYVNIINQLKSRGLIDGIGIQCHQFSMDTVSVNTMNTVLNKLAATGLPIYVSELDITGDDNTQLARYKEKFPVLWKHSAVKGVTLWGYIQGQTWKPNTHLLNSNGTERPALQWLRQYLQR from the coding sequence ATGTCGAAATTTAAAGTGGGCAAGTTGGTAAGCAGCTTGGCGTTGGCGGGTGTGTTGTTATCATCAGTTCTGATAAACCCGGCTAGTGCCAGTATGGCGAACGGTGGCAAATTCCTGGGGAATGTCATTGCGGGCAGTGTCCCTCCTAGTTACGGGACATACTGGAATCAAGTGACGCCGGAAAACTCGACTAAGTGGGAATCGGTTGAAGGCAACCGTAACAACATGAACTGGTCACAGGCCGATACCGCCTACAATTATGCCCGTAGCAATGGCTTCCCGTTCAAGTTCCATACGTTGGTATGGGGTGCCCAGGAGCCAGGTTGGGTTAGGGGGCTGTCGGCTGCTGATCAGAAAGCGGAAGTGACTCAGTGGATTAAAGCAGCAGGTCAACGCTATCCGAATGCGGAGTTTGTAGATGTGGTGAATGAGCCGCTGCATCAGAAGCCGTCCTATCGCAATGCCATTGGTGGTGACGGGCCGACCGGATGGGATTGGGTCATATGGTCGTTCCAACAGGCCAGACAAGCCTTCCCCAATGCTAAGCTGCTGATCAATGAATATGGAATTATCAATGATCCTTCGTTAACCGACCAATATGTCAATATTATTAATCAGCTCAAGAGCAGAGGCCTGATTGACGGAATTGGTATCCAATGCCACCAGTTTAGCATGGACACTGTTTCAGTTAACACGATGAACACTGTACTGAACAAGCTGGCGGCAACAGGATTGCCAATCTATGTGTCGGAGCTGGATATAACTGGCGACGACAACACCCAGCTTGCCAGATACAAGGAGAAATTTCCGGTATTATGGAAGCATTCTGCGGTGAAGGGAGTTACGCTCTGGGGGTATATCCAGGGACAAACTTGGAAGCCGAACACACATCTGCTGAACTCTAACGGCACGGAACGTCCCGCGCTCCAATGGCTGAGACAATATCTGCAAAGATAA
- a CDS encoding DEAD/DEAH box helicase, whose protein sequence is MSQKHFTDYALSEEIVRALNSLGYETPTEIQTEVIPVALEKKDLVAKSQTGSGKTAAYGIPICELVDWNENKPQALILTPTRELALQVTEDITNIGRFKRIKATPLYGKHPFHIQKAELKQRTHVAVGTPGRVLDHIERGTLPLDRIAYLVIDEADEMLNMGFIEQVQSIIQALPSDRVTMLFSATFPEDVATLSRKYMKDPVRIEIKATGITTATIDHSLIQVKESDKLALLQDLLIVENPDSCIIFCRTQENVDTLFRALADLEYPCDRIHGGMEQDERFEVMNAFRRGQFRYLIATDVAARGIDITNITHVINYDIPLEKESYVHRTGRTGRAGKTGKAISLITPKDGRRLADIEAYIGFAIPQVKAPSEEAVDLRREDFEQKLHVKTALKKDKREQLNQQIMKLNFNGGKKKKLRAVDFVGTIAKLDGVNADDIGIITILDNVTDVEILNGKGPLVLEIMKNTTVKGKLLKVRKGNNK, encoded by the coding sequence ATGAGTCAGAAGCATTTTACAGATTACGCATTAAGTGAAGAAATTGTAAGAGCGCTGAATAGCCTGGGCTATGAGACGCCAACAGAGATTCAGACGGAAGTCATTCCTGTGGCGCTTGAAAAGAAGGATCTTGTCGCCAAATCGCAAACAGGTAGCGGCAAAACAGCAGCATACGGCATTCCAATCTGTGAGCTAGTAGATTGGAATGAGAATAAGCCCCAAGCTTTAATCCTGACGCCAACCCGTGAACTCGCGTTACAGGTCACCGAAGACATCACGAATATTGGACGCTTTAAGCGGATCAAAGCAACACCCCTTTATGGGAAACATCCTTTTCATATCCAAAAGGCTGAGTTAAAACAAAGGACGCATGTGGCTGTAGGTACGCCAGGACGTGTACTGGATCATATTGAACGAGGGACGTTACCGTTAGATCGGATTGCCTATCTCGTGATTGATGAAGCTGATGAGATGCTGAATATGGGCTTTATCGAGCAAGTTCAGTCGATTATTCAAGCGCTGCCTAGTGATCGGGTTACCATGTTATTCTCCGCTACCTTCCCTGAGGACGTAGCCACACTGTCACGTAAATATATGAAAGATCCTGTTAGAATTGAGATTAAAGCGACTGGTATAACGACCGCTACAATTGATCACTCTCTTATTCAGGTGAAGGAGTCAGACAAGCTGGCACTACTGCAAGATCTGCTCATTGTTGAGAATCCTGACAGCTGCATTATTTTCTGTCGTACGCAGGAGAATGTAGATACATTATTCAGGGCATTGGCTGATCTTGAATATCCATGTGATCGCATTCATGGTGGCATGGAGCAAGACGAGCGATTTGAGGTAATGAATGCATTCAGAAGGGGTCAATTTCGTTACTTGATTGCAACAGATGTTGCCGCACGAGGAATTGATATCACGAATATCACCCATGTCATTAACTACGATATTCCCCTTGAGAAGGAAAGCTATGTTCACCGCACAGGACGTACGGGACGTGCTGGCAAAACGGGGAAGGCCATTTCCCTCATCACTCCTAAGGATGGCCGAAGATTAGCTGATATCGAAGCATATATTGGATTCGCGATTCCGCAGGTAAAGGCTCCCTCAGAAGAGGCTGTTGACCTCCGTAGAGAAGATTTTGAGCAAAAACTGCATGTAAAAACCGCACTCAAAAAAGATAAGCGCGAGCAATTAAACCAACAGATTATGAAGCTGAACTTTAACGGCGGTAAGAAGAAAAAACTTAGAGCTGTCGACTTCGTGGGGACCATCGCTAAGCTTGACGGAGTCAACGCAGATGATATCGGGATCATTACGATTCTAGATAATGTGACAGATGTCGAGATTCTGAATGGCAAGGGTCCATTGGTGCTTGAGATTATGAAGAATACAACCGTAAAGGGTAAGCTGTTAAAGGTACGCAAAGGGAATAATAAGTAG